TCAGGCTGCGGCATCGCTGCCCAGGGATCTGACTGGATCAGCTGCCATGCAGATATGAGCAGAGGCAGCCTTCATGCACAGACAAGGAAGAGCTTCCCCTTCTGGGTGACTGAACTTCTTCCCTGAAGAGCCCTTGGGCTCCTCATTAGAGCCCCAGACAAAGCACCAGACCTTTGCTTCCTTGGCCTTGCAGGTCTGCTCTAGCTCATTGAACTTTTTTGGCAGGTGGCTATAAAGACTAGGTACAGTGACTTTCAGACCTCCCTTTCTCAGCTCCCCAATGCTCTCCTTGCCCTCAGCTACTTTGGGGAagagatttggggaaaaaacactATAAAAGGCCCCAGTCAGCCAGAGGacagagaaacagcattttgctgCCTACAGGAGAAAGACTGAACACAGACAACAGGGAAACAAAGGTGAGTTTGGGAGAGGAAACCAAGCATCCCAACCAGGAGAAGGTTTGCAGGAAACAGGTACATAGTCCCCAATTGCCTCGCCAGCACCTCTGCACCTGTCTTAATGAGCTCTGTGATCAGCTCCTCCTTCATACGGATGTTGATTGCCAGCTCTCggatcttctgctgtgcttGCACCAGCCTCCACTCGGAGTCCTTCCCTGGAAGGTGTTCCCGCAGACCAACCAGCTGCTCCTGCCTCCGGCAGGCTTCTACAACACAGATTCCCAGGTAAGGATGCTCCTGTCCTAGCAGTCATGTGGACAGAAGGACAATCAGACCTCAGATCTGTAACTAGAACTGGCACAGCATCACCCAGCCACCTCCATCTTCCACCAAAACACGCAGCTCTTCCGAGATCCCAGCAAGCTAGCTTTCTCCACGAGCAAAGCAGCTGGACTCTCATTTTGTCCTCTGGTTCAGCCAGACCTTCCTATCAAAAGTACCCAGCAAAACACCACCACCCTTAGAAAGCCTGCCTGACAACCTAGGGTTTCCACTTGCCTTTGGGCAGCTCTGACTGCTCCTGAATTAGCTGGGAATTGCCTCCACTCGTCTCCTCACCCAACTTGATGCAAATCTCCTTCTTGCTCCAACTTAGGATCCCATTTCtagaaagaacagcaaattaATCATTTGGGTCTCAGCACTACCAGAGCTGTTTCCACTAAGGACCCTCATGATCCACAGAGTAAGAGGGAGATCGAAATAGTGGGAATGAAGTTCAGGAATGAAGCAAACTAGCTCCTCGGTAAGCAGTCAACTGTCTCAACAGAACTGCTGACCCCAGGAATGGCATTTACTTCTACATCCTACATGAGGGCTGAGATGCAGAGGTGGGCGACTAAGCTCCAACCAGTGACCGGCCAGGGCCTTATTACTGCAGCAGCAATGCAAGTGCTGGAACAGCCTCAACTCACCGACGCTGATACAGGGACCGTTTCTGTtcccactcttcctcctcttctgaggACAGCTGGGCCAGCTTCTCTGAGTCCTGGCTGAACTCCCTTCTCAGCACCACATCTTTGATCTCTGGGCTGCCAGTCAGACACTGCACAGGGCTGGGATGACAGACTGCTAGGTCCTCTTCCTGGCAGGAGGGATTACTGTCAAGCTGCTGGGAAAGAGAAtcagagagaaatgaaacatGCTGTGTGAGAGCCCGTGTTAGAAAAAGAAGCTGACTTTCAGCTGGGCATTGCTGTTAGGTACAAGGAAGAGCAACAAAGCAGAGTTCAGTGTATTTTCGGGGGAATTGGAGTGTTCCCATAACTAACTGGCAGTcttcctgccttctgctgctcAGAAGCTGAGCAAAAGACTGGAACTAGCTGGCAGGATCAAAGCAAAGGCCTCAGTTTCAAAGCTGGCTGCTTTTGTCAGAGATGTGAATCTTTCCGGATGCGAACTGAGCATCTGGACTACACTTTTGACAAGGCTAATGTGCAGAAGTGGGAAAAAACAGCTCCTGAGGTGAAGGGACTGAGAGTGAAAAGGCAGCACCTGCTAAATGGAGGCACTCACAACAAAGATTTGCATTCTCACCTTCCTATAAAGACCTCTTCCACTCTGCTCAGCATGGAGGAGCCCAGAGGGAACCACGCTGAGGCCATGGGACTGTGCAGCATCCAGAGGGGCTGTGTGAGGTCTCTGGGTGACAGTCACCAAGTGGAGGTTTTCCAGCAGTTCTGGCACACTCAGATTTGGCATTGCCATCTCCAAGCGCACATGCAGCTCCGAGATCTTATCCTGTTGTTCCTGCAGTTTGTCACTCTAGGAGGCAACAAGAAAAATGGGATCATAAACCTGTCAATCCCAGATCTGCTGCACAGGATCCCAGAGGCCAGGCTGCACTCACCCCTATTGTTTGGGGGAACGGGGAAGAGCAAGGCAGGTCCCTTCTAAGAAAGCAGAACCCAGAAATACCTGTAGTTTATACTGCTCCATTGCATCCTCCAGGGCAGCCAGGAAATCACGGTTCTCCTCCTCCAGACGCTCCACTTGCCTCTGCAGTTTGGCTACATGCTCATCTTTGATGGGCTCACACACCTTCTCAGTGTTCACATGCCCCTAGAATACAAGAAATGCAGCATCAGCCTCCGCCTTTGTCCTTCCCTCACTGCCCTGGTCTCCACAGCGGCACGGCAGCTCTgcagacacagctctgcagagattttgctttcaaaacaaatgtCAGAATGATAGCTGAATCCAGCCTCTCTCCGCTTTCCTAGAAGACCATCTTTCTGCCTCCCTATGGCCTCTTGACCAGGTTGCCCTGAGCCAGGTTTCTCCTCCACTCGCTCTCCTGACCCTTCCACCTGCCGAGCTGTGGTTGTTGCTCTctgccccagggctgctgtATTCAGGGTAGTCAGATGAGCATCATCTCCTCCCTGCTTCAGAGCTACAGCAGCCTCTTCATTTTTCCCCAAGTGCCTACAGGAGCTCATGCCAGACCACTAGAGTGCTTCATGGAAAAAATCATCTGCCTTTCCCATTGCTAATATAGGGCCCACTTCACTGTCCTCACATGGCACCTCTGTAACTCTGCTCTCTACAATAGGTCTGCCCCCCCCCTCAGGCAGCAGACTTTGGCAGTTGTGCTGTGCTTTACTAGGATGCTATGCCCACATCCAAGTGCAGAGCTAACATCCCAATCATTACCTGGGCTTTTGCCAGCTTTGAACCTTGTCCCTCAAGGCTCTGGTCCTCTGCAGAGGTGCTCTCGATGCCACTATCCAACCCGGCCGAGGTGAGCTCGCTCCTCTCGCTTTCCACGGCACACAGCCACTCCTTAACCCGCAGGATCTGTTCCACAGTGAGGTTGctgtcctcctgcagctccATCAGCAGCCGATACGCAGCGTCTGTGCATGTCCGGTAGTGGGCACATTCTGCCAGTAGGCGAGCTGTGGCATCTTGTGAGCTCTGTTTGGTGGTGTCCGAGCGGTTGATAATGCGGGTCTCTGAGCGGTGCCGCTGCTCCAGTGCCTTCTGCAAGTTCTTTATCTGCAGATGAAGCTCTTCAACATGCTCTGTCTCCTTGCGGCAGTTCACCACAGCCTTGTTCTGGATGTTCTGAGCTCGGCTGGCATAATTCAGTGTGTTGAGGCTCTCATCAAAGTCAGAAGAGGAAGGGCTGACACAGGCTATCATGACAGTCTGGGCATTGCCCCCCAGGGAATCTTTTAGGATCCTAGGAATAAGCACATCACAAGACAATTAAAACGGCTGAAATGTAGAATAATGCAGGAAACAGAAGGGTACCACCTACCCATCCATTTACAAGGTTAAACccaaagaaaattatattctcTGTCTATAATCAGTTCAGCACTAGCAAAGTGACCCGAATGATTAAGCAGTAGGAGAAATGTTTGCACCATGGCACATTTCCTTCTGGGTAATTCCCAAGGCTCTGGGCTACCTGACTCTGAGAACACTGCTAGGTGCATGCAACAAAGCACCCTGCTGTAGATTGCAAAGGACATCTGTTTAGGCTAAAAATTAACTACAGCCCCGCTCATTATAGGCAAACCATCCAACAGGTATACTGGAGCACTTTCTACTCACTGCTAAGCAGGAATGGGCAGAATAACCTGCACTGACACCCAATCTCAGCTTCAGTAGCATGAATCATCTAAGCCTTGCCTTCTGCAGCACCAGAACAAgctagtttttcatttttatcctgGCCTCATTGTTTCCCCAGCTTCTCTACAGGAAGACTCACATATAGGGTAGATTCCTAAAATGCTGTGAGGCACATGGGGTCAACTGACCTCCTGCAATCAAGTAGATGGACCAAGAGCCCCAGTGTGACAGCACAAGGGACATCTCACCCAGCAAACTTCTCTCCGGTAGGCTGGGGGACTCTGCCACCAAACCTTGCAGGCTGAGCATGGGAGAAGACTTTCAGCAGGccagaaaggcagagagaagcctCATGTCCCTCCTGTTGGGCCATGCACCCATAAGAGCGTGGGGTCCCGATCCCATTCTGTACCTGGTGATTTTGGAGTCCCTGTAGGGAATGTGGCTGCACTTCCTCCGAGGATCTCCCAAGGCACTGATTACGTTGCCCAAGGCCAGCAAACCACTGTTGATCTGGATACTCTCCTTCAGCCTCTCCCCCGTGTTTCCAGTCTTCACAATTCGCTCTGAGCCCGCAAGGTCCACAAAGTGAAACTTGGAAACCAGCACTTGGCCcgaggcagggagggaggcgcGATCATGGAGGGTGAGGCGAGTAAGGCGGCCAGCCCCACGCCGCTGCTCCATGGTCACCGTGAAGATGGTGTGCGAGCGGCTTGACTGTGCGTTGATGTGGGTAGCTCCAGTGTGCTTGGCTGTGTTACCCATCTCCAGCAAGCTCAAGACCTCATCCAGCCCTTCCACTTCTGACTCTTTCACAccgcacagcactgcaatgGGAAACAGAGCTGTCACTGCAAGGGATGAGCTGCCCAAGGAAATCTGCACAAAGgagcagcagagcctgcagtCTGGAACAACCCCACAGCACACTGAAGCAGCTTGCTCCTGCGAACCTTCTTGCAGCATAAACCACAGTTCTCAGCGGCACACAAAGTCTGAGGCTTAGACTCTGAGGAGTCCCTTCCAGTGCCCCTTATGCAGCCTGGTGCCACTGCTCTATTCACATTATGCCATGCAAAAATAGGTTTTTTAGACAGAGCAGGGCTATGCATAGCAAGCTACTGCAGGAGAGATGTGGAGGAGAAGACCTCGCTCCACCTTACATGGACACAAACGCCAAAATGGCTTGcaaatgggaagaaaagggagcTCAAGAGCAGACAAACATACCAATGTTCCCCTTGTCATCCTCCCGGATCTGGATGTCTTTGCTGGCTGTATCCACCTGCAGCAAGTCCCGAAACTCCTCCTTATACACTTCCAGGTAGGACACTCTGACCGTGTAGTCAATCAGGTCATTCTCATCGATGAGCCTGAAGGTCTCAGCCATGGCTCGTGGGATGATGCCCTGCTCATCTTCATTGATGGAGGCTGGCAAAGAGATTCATGTACACAGTCGCCGAATGCCCTGAGAGCCAGTGCCAGACGGGGACTGAGCCACGATGCAGgagccaggctgcagggcaCACTTCACAAAACCGGAGCAGCCTTGCAGCTTTCCCACAGCTCATCACTAGAAGCCCAGATTAAACTTCCACGTGAATGCTTTTAAGACACAGGGCCTTGGGGCAAATCCTATTCCACTCCTCCCttccacagcagtgcagcaTTCGAGCAACACTGCATGTCTACAGTGCTCCTTGAGACCAAAAAGCTGCATTAAGGTATCAGAAGGAAACAAACACCATGCCCGAGGCCAGAATATGCCTGCCTTTGAAGCCAGCACTACTCCACAAACTTTCCTAGcacatacttttatttttatttattttttatttttttaatgcttgtagACTATCTTTATCTGGCCACAGCACTCTGGAACTTTAATTTaaagttgttttgcttttgtttattaaCAGCCATGTAAAAGGACAATGCCCCAATCCCCAGCTGGAAAATTAAACTAGAGATAAACTTGAAAGTATGGAAGCAATTCAGTATCTTCAAGTTATGCCATTAACTAAGGCTGaccaaaatatttacagtacaTGCTCAGTAAGATATCTACACGGTCATCAACAACATGAAAACGGCCCCGGTGAGGAcggcggcgctggcggggcggcggggccggaggggccggggcgctggcggggccggggcgcggcgggcggcggccgcgggcacTCACCGACGCTGGCCTCGCCCATGGTGTAGGTCTTGCCGGAGCCGGTCTGGCCGTAGGCGAAGACGGTGGCGTTGAAGCCGCGGAAGAAGGCGCGCA
The sequence above is a segment of the Rhea pennata isolate bPtePen1 chromosome 10, bPtePen1.pri, whole genome shotgun sequence genome. Coding sequences within it:
- the KIF7 gene encoding kinesin-like protein KIF7 isoform X3 gives rise to the protein MGPEGAAVRVAVRVRPLLPKEVLRGHRPCLRGDAATGEVALGQRRRFRFAAVLPEGAGQAAVYRACVQPLLRAFFRGFNATVFAYGQTGSGKTYTMGEASVASINEDEQGIIPRAMAETFRLIDENDLIDYTVRVSYLEVYKEEFRDLLQVDTASKDIQIREDDKGNIVLCGVKESEVEGLDEVLSLLEMGNTAKHTGATHINAQSSRSHTIFTVTMEQRRGAGRLTRLTLHDRASLPASGQVLVSKFHFVDLAGSERIVKTGNTGERLKESIQINSGLLALGNVISALGDPRRKCSHIPYRDSKITRILKDSLGGNAQTVMIACVSPSSSDFDESLNTLNYASRAQNIQNKAVVNCRKETEHVEELHLQIKNLQKALEQRHRSETRIINRSDTTKQSSQDATARLLAECAHYRTCTDAAYRLLMELQEDSNLTVEQILRVKEWLCAVESERSELTSAGLDSGIESTSAEDQSLEGQGSKLAKAQGHVNTEKVCEPIKDEHVAKLQRQVERLEEENRDFLAALEDAMEQYKLQSDKLQEQQDKISELHVRLEMAMPNLSVPELLENLHLVTVTQRPHTAPLDAAQSHGLSVVPSGLLHAEQSGRGLYRKLDSNPSCQEEDLAVCHPSPVQCLTGSPEIKDVVLRREFSQDSEKLAQLSSEEEEEWEQKRSLYQRRNGILSWSKKEICIKLGEETSGGNSQLIQEQSELPKGQEHPYLGICVVEACRRQEQLVGLREHLPGKDSEWRLVQAQQKIRELAINIRMKEELITELIKTGKDAQALNKQYCLKISELEQEAEQVRAELSDSQKQLQELEGKEPWDPGEKRKLQEYRTRVAAAQSKARVLSKKKQATERLVSLSTQSEKRVQELERNIQLMRRQQGQLQKRLREESEQKRRLETEMNKRQHRVKELELKHEQHQKILRIKTEEIAAFQRKRRSGSNGSVISLEQQQKIEEQKKWLDMEMDKVLEQRRALDELEDELRKREAIVAKKEALLQEKNGLESKRLRSSQALTDDIVRVSSRLEHLEKELTEKNGQLRHGSAHDQQQIRQEINNLRQEKDQLLKQRLELDNKLRQGTLLSPEEERILFQLDEAIEALDAAIEYKNESITCRQRVLRASASLLSQCEMNLMAKLSYLSSSETRALLCKYFDKVVTLREDQHRQHIAFSELEMQLEEQQQLVYWLEVAVERQRLEMDRQLTLQQKEHEQNMQLLLQQSREHMDEELASSKMQYEGRIQMLEKELSRYVWANQELNQRLGNMNLHPGQTKAGMERNIHGAGERPPPALGICEESSLGEQHLPPAVTEESHWVRDDSRDLVHAPLPSTWRRSSLPNDNSADLRQRDTEHLLRGGQSHEMYLPRNLTSASKSRREPRRTNLNTPPVPYHPAMIDVRKNPL
- the KIF7 gene encoding kinesin-like protein KIF7 isoform X2, with protein sequence MGPEGAAVRVAVRVRPLLPKEVLRGHRPCLRGDAATGEVALGQRRRFRFAAVLPEGAGQAAVYRACVQPLLRAFFRGFNATVFAYGQTGSGKTYTMGEASVASINEDEQGIIPRAMAETFRLIDENDLIDYTVRVSYLEVYKEEFRDLLQVDTASKDIQIREDDKGNIVLCGVKESEVEGLDEVLSLLEMGNTAKHTGATHINAQSSRSHTIFTVTMEQRRGAGRLTRLTLHDRASLPASGQVLVSKFHFVDLAGSERIVKTGNTGERLKESIQINSGLLALGNVISALGDPRRKCSHIPYRDSKITRILKDSLGGNAQTVMIACVSPSSSDFDESLNTLNYASRAQNIQNKAVVNCRKETEHVEELHLQIKNLQKALEQRHRSETRIINRSDTTKQSSQDATARLLAECAHYRTCTDAAYRLLMELQEDSNLTVEQILRVKEWLCAVESERSELTSAGLDSGIESTSAEDQSLEGQGSKLAKAQGHVNTEKVCEPIKDEHVAKLQRQVERLEEENRDFLAALEDAMEQYKLQSDKLQEQQDKISELHVRLEMAMPNLSVPELLENLHLVTVTQRPHTAPLDAAQSHGLSVVPSGLLHAEQSGRGLYRKQLDSNPSCQEEDLAVCHPSPVQCLTGSPEIKDVVLRREFSQDSEKLAQLSSEEEEEWEQKRSLYQRRNGILSWSKKEICIKLGEETSGGNSQLIQEQSELPKGQEHPYLGICVVEACRRQEQLVGLREHLPGKDSEWRLVQAQQKIRELAINIRMKEELITELIKTGKDAQALNKQYCLKISELEQEAEQVRAELSDSQKQLQELEGKEPWDPGEKRKLQEYRTRVAAAQSKARVLSKKKQATERLVSLSTQSEKRVQELERNIQLMRRQQGQLQKRLREESEQKRRLETEMNKRQHRVKELELKHEQHQKILRIKTEEIAAFQRKRRSGSNGSVISLEQQQKIEEQKKWLDMEMDKVLEQRRALDELEDELRKREAIVAKKEALLQEKNGLESKRLRSSQALTDDIVRVSSRLEHLEKELTEKNGQLRHGSAHDQQQIRQEINNLRQEKDQLLKQRLELDNKLRQGTLLSPEEERILFQLDEAIEALDAAIEYKNESITCRQRVLRASASLLSQCEMNLMAKLSYLSSSETRALLCKYFDKVVTLREDQHRQHIAFSELEMQLEEQQQLVYWLEVAVERQRLEMDRQLTLQQKEHEQNMQLLLQQSREHMDEELASSKMQYEGRIQMLEKELSRYVWANQELNQRLGNMNLHPGQTKGMERNIHGAGERPPPALGICEESSLGEQHLPPAVTEESHWVRDDSRDLVHAPLPSTWRRSSLPNDNSADLRQRDTEHLLRGGQSHEMYLPRNLTSASKSRREPRRTNLNTPPVPYHPAMIDVRKNPL
- the KIF7 gene encoding kinesin-like protein KIF7 isoform X4, whose translation is MGPEGAAVRVAVRVRPLLPKEVLRGHRPCLRGDAATGEVALGQRRRFRFAAVLPEGAGQAAVYRACVQPLLRAFFRGFNATVFAYGQTGSGKTYTMGEASVASINEDEQGIIPRAMAETFRLIDENDLIDYTVRVSYLEVYKEEFRDLLQVDTASKDIQIREDDKGNIVLCGVKESEVEGLDEVLSLLEMGNTAKHTGATHINAQSSRSHTIFTVTMEQRRGAGRLTRLTLHDRASLPASGQVLVSKFHFVDLAGSERIVKTGNTGERLKESIQINSGLLALGNVISALGDPRRKCSHIPYRDSKITRILKDSLGGNAQTVMIACVSPSSSDFDESLNTLNYASRAQNIQNKAVVNCRKETEHVEELHLQIKNLQKALEQRHRSETRIINRSDTTKQSSQDATARLLAECAHYRTCTDAAYRLLMELQEDSNLTVEQILRVKEWLCAVESERSELTSAGLDSGIESTSAEDQSLEGQGSKLAKAQGHVNTEKVCEPIKDEHVAKLQRQVERLEEENRDFLAALEDAMEQYKLQSDKLQEQQDKISELHVRLEMAMPNLSVPELLENLHLVTVTQRPHTAPLDAAQSHGLSVVPSGLLHAEQSGRGLYRKQLDSNPSCQEEDLAVCHPSPVQCLTGSPEIKDVVLRREFSQDSEKLAQLSSEEEEEWEQKRSLYQRRNGILSWSKKEICIKLGEETSGGNSQLIQEQSELPKEACRRQEQLVGLREHLPGKDSEWRLVQAQQKIRELAINIRMKEELITELIKTGKDAQALNKQYCLKISELEQEAEQVRAELSDSQKQLQELEGKEPWDPGEKRKLQEYRTRVAAAQSKARVLSKKKQATERLVSLSTQSEKRVQELERNIQLMRRQQGQLQKRLREESEQKRRLETEMNKRQHRVKELELKHEQHQKILRIKTEEIAAFQRKRRSGSNGSVISLEQQQKIEEQKKWLDMEMDKVLEQRRALDELEDELRKREAIVAKKEALLQEKNGLESKRLRSSQALTDDIVRVSSRLEHLEKELTEKNGQLRHGSAHDQQQIRQEINNLRQEKDQLLKQRLELDNKLRQGTLLSPEEERILFQLDEAIEALDAAIEYKNESITCRQRVLRASASLLSQCEMNLMAKLSYLSSSETRALLCKYFDKVVTLREDQHRQHIAFSELEMQLEEQQQLVYWLEVAVERQRLEMDRQLTLQQKEHEQNMQLLLQQSREHMDEELASSKMQYEGRIQMLEKELSRYVWANQELNQRLGNMNLHPGQTKAGMERNIHGAGERPPPALGICEESSLGEQHLPPAVTEESHWVRDDSRDLVHAPLPSTWRRSSLPNDNSADLRQRDTEHLLRGGQSHEMYLPRNLTSASKSRREPRRTNLNTPPVPYHPAMIDVRKNPL
- the KIF7 gene encoding kinesin-like protein KIF7 isoform X1 — translated: MGPEGAAVRVAVRVRPLLPKEVLRGHRPCLRGDAATGEVALGQRRRFRFAAVLPEGAGQAAVYRACVQPLLRAFFRGFNATVFAYGQTGSGKTYTMGEASVASINEDEQGIIPRAMAETFRLIDENDLIDYTVRVSYLEVYKEEFRDLLQVDTASKDIQIREDDKGNIVLCGVKESEVEGLDEVLSLLEMGNTAKHTGATHINAQSSRSHTIFTVTMEQRRGAGRLTRLTLHDRASLPASGQVLVSKFHFVDLAGSERIVKTGNTGERLKESIQINSGLLALGNVISALGDPRRKCSHIPYRDSKITRILKDSLGGNAQTVMIACVSPSSSDFDESLNTLNYASRAQNIQNKAVVNCRKETEHVEELHLQIKNLQKALEQRHRSETRIINRSDTTKQSSQDATARLLAECAHYRTCTDAAYRLLMELQEDSNLTVEQILRVKEWLCAVESERSELTSAGLDSGIESTSAEDQSLEGQGSKLAKAQGHVNTEKVCEPIKDEHVAKLQRQVERLEEENRDFLAALEDAMEQYKLQSDKLQEQQDKISELHVRLEMAMPNLSVPELLENLHLVTVTQRPHTAPLDAAQSHGLSVVPSGLLHAEQSGRGLYRKQLDSNPSCQEEDLAVCHPSPVQCLTGSPEIKDVVLRREFSQDSEKLAQLSSEEEEEWEQKRSLYQRRNGILSWSKKEICIKLGEETSGGNSQLIQEQSELPKGQEHPYLGICVVEACRRQEQLVGLREHLPGKDSEWRLVQAQQKIRELAINIRMKEELITELIKTGKDAQALNKQYCLKISELEQEAEQVRAELSDSQKQLQELEGKEPWDPGEKRKLQEYRTRVAAAQSKARVLSKKKQATERLVSLSTQSEKRVQELERNIQLMRRQQGQLQKRLREESEQKRRLETEMNKRQHRVKELELKHEQHQKILRIKTEEIAAFQRKRRSGSNGSVISLEQQQKIEEQKKWLDMEMDKVLEQRRALDELEDELRKREAIVAKKEALLQEKNGLESKRLRSSQALTDDIVRVSSRLEHLEKELTEKNGQLRHGSAHDQQQIRQEINNLRQEKDQLLKQRLELDNKLRQGTLLSPEEERILFQLDEAIEALDAAIEYKNESITCRQRVLRASASLLSQCEMNLMAKLSYLSSSETRALLCKYFDKVVTLREDQHRQHIAFSELEMQLEEQQQLVYWLEVAVERQRLEMDRQLTLQQKEHEQNMQLLLQQSREHMDEELASSKMQYEGRIQMLEKELSRYVWANQELNQRLGNMNLHPGQTKAGMERNIHGAGERPPPALGICEESSLGEQHLPPAVTEESHWVRDDSRDLVHAPLPSTWRRSSLPNDNSADLRQRDTEHLLRGGQSHEMYLPRNLTSASKSRREPRRTNLNTPPVPYHPAMIDVRKNPL